In Lacrimispora indolis DSM 755, a genomic segment contains:
- a CDS encoding undecaprenyldiphospho-muramoylpentapeptide beta-N-acetylglucosaminyltransferase: protein MKKIILTGGGTAGHVTPNLALIPSLKERNYDIHYIGSHQGIEGQLIKRAGIPYDGISSGKFRRYFDLKNFSDPFRVLKGYWEALKLIKNYKPDVVFSKGGFVAVPVVFAAKHCKVPVIIHESDMTPGLANKLCIPAAVKVCCNFPETLPYLPKDKAILTGSPIRKELLEGDRLTGLKYARLSANRPVILIIGGSLGSVTVNTTLRGILPKLLKNYQVIHICGKGNLDESLTGTEGYVQYEYVDAPLKHLFAAADLMISRAGANSICEILALRKPNILIPLSAAASRGDQILNARSFAKQGFSFLLEEENLTGDSLLQAITETYSNRHTFISKMEQSELYNAVDTIIDMIESLVKK from the coding sequence ATGAAAAAAATCATTTTAACCGGCGGCGGTACAGCCGGCCATGTTACCCCGAACCTGGCTCTGATTCCCTCTTTAAAAGAGCGAAATTACGATATTCACTATATAGGATCACACCAGGGAATCGAAGGTCAGCTCATCAAGAGAGCTGGCATCCCCTATGATGGCATTTCTTCCGGTAAATTCCGCCGGTATTTTGATTTAAAAAACTTCTCAGATCCCTTCCGGGTATTAAAGGGATATTGGGAAGCTTTGAAGCTGATAAAAAATTACAAGCCGGATGTGGTTTTCTCAAAAGGAGGCTTTGTGGCCGTTCCTGTAGTGTTTGCAGCAAAGCACTGCAAGGTGCCTGTGATCATACATGAATCAGACATGACACCGGGACTTGCCAATAAGCTGTGCATCCCGGCCGCAGTAAAAGTATGCTGCAATTTTCCGGAAACCCTTCCTTATCTTCCAAAAGATAAGGCCATACTCACAGGCTCGCCCATACGAAAAGAACTTTTAGAAGGGGATCGGCTGACAGGATTAAAATATGCACGGTTATCTGCAAACCGGCCTGTGATCCTGATCATCGGCGGAAGTCTTGGTTCTGTAACGGTCAATACCACCCTAAGGGGCATTCTCCCGAAACTGCTTAAAAATTACCAGGTGATACATATCTGCGGAAAAGGCAATCTGGATGAAAGCCTGACCGGAACGGAAGGATATGTACAGTATGAATATGTAGACGCCCCTTTAAAACACCTTTTTGCAGCTGCTGACCTTATGATATCAAGAGCCGGAGCCAATTCCATCTGCGAAATTCTCGCTCTTAGAAAGCCAAATATCCTGATTCCCCTTTCCGCTGCCGCCAGCAGAGGCGATCAGATCTTAAATGCCAGATCCTTTGCAAAGCAAGGCTTCAGCTTCCTTCTGGAAGAAGAAAACTTAACCGGAGATTCCCTCTTACAGGCCATCACCGAAACCTATTCCAACCGGCATACCTTTATTTCAAAAATGGAGCAAAGCGAATTATACAATGCAGTTGATACCATCATTGATATGATCGAATCCCTTGTAAAGAAATAG
- a CDS encoding RNA polymerase sigma factor, which yields MSIHEDENLLLQSIYGEYQGLLRRIAKTLNVPDMELDDVVQETFIAYFENYSLSWTDTRKKGMLIKILKRKSIDCLRKNGHYEKVSLDEEDAVNEVAMLTRYVVTDPLDVILGEEALLKITREISGMREEWKEMAVLYFLEQLTIPEICEILKIPGTVCRSRIYRTRVCLKKILGPNFDV from the coding sequence ATGAGCATACATGAAGATGAAAATTTGCTGCTGCAGTCCATATATGGAGAGTATCAGGGGCTGCTCCGCAGAATAGCCAAAACACTCAATGTACCGGATATGGAATTGGACGATGTGGTGCAGGAAACTTTTATTGCATATTTTGAGAATTATTCATTATCATGGACAGATACGCGAAAGAAAGGCATGCTGATTAAGATTTTAAAGCGTAAATCCATTGACTGCCTCCGTAAAAACGGCCATTATGAAAAGGTGAGTCTGGATGAGGAAGACGCGGTCAATGAGGTGGCGATGCTTACCAGATATGTGGTTACTGATCCCCTGGATGTAATCCTTGGAGAGGAAGCTCTTTTAAAGATAACCAGGGAGATTTCCGGTATGAGAGAAGAGTGGAAGGAAATGGCTGTTCTTTATTTTCTGGAACAACTTACCATTCCGGAAATCTGTGAAATTCTGAAAATTCCGGGAACGGTTTGCCGTTCCCGGATATATCGTACAAGGGTTTGCTTAAAAAAGATACTTGGTCCCAACTTTGATGTGTGA
- a CDS encoding HIT family protein, translating to MREDNCIFCKIANGDIPSETIYEDDTFRAILDLGPASKGHALILPKQHYSDICRLDEETAKKVLPLAAKIGNAMKQSLGCAGFNVVQNNGKEAGQTVFHFHVHLIPRYEGGPVMVSWMPGEASPEELTQTGAAIRSALQSEGHNK from the coding sequence GTGAGGGAAGATAATTGCATTTTCTGCAAAATTGCAAATGGCGACATACCTTCTGAAACCATATACGAGGATGATACCTTTCGCGCCATACTGGATTTAGGACCGGCTTCTAAGGGACATGCCCTGATTCTTCCAAAACAGCATTACAGCGATATTTGCCGGCTGGATGAGGAAACAGCAAAAAAGGTCCTTCCATTAGCTGCAAAAATAGGGAACGCCATGAAACAGTCATTAGGCTGTGCCGGATTTAATGTTGTGCAGAATAATGGGAAAGAAGCAGGCCAGACGGTTTTTCATTTTCACGTGCATTTGATTCCTCGTTATGAGGGAGGCCCTGTTATGGTTTCATGGATGCCGGGCGAGGCGAGTCCGGAGGAATTAACACAGACAGGAGCTGCTATACGGAGCGCCCTGCAATCAGAGGGACATAATAAATGA
- a CDS encoding rhomboid family intramembrane serine protease, with protein sequence MKDLYRRKKAFVNIGLIAINVIYFLYLEMTGSTENTRFMVAHGAMYAPLVLEGGEYYRLLTSVFMHFGINHIMNNMLILFILGDNLERALGHFKYLLFYLLCGVGANVLSMIVNMGEYRSVVSAGASGAIFGVIGGLLYAVLVNRGRLEDLSARQLVIMIVCSLYFGFTSTGVDNAAHIGGLLFGIVMGILMYRKPRKCRDMEIWE encoded by the coding sequence ATGAAGGACTTGTACAGGCGAAAGAAGGCATTTGTAAATATTGGTTTAATTGCTATAAATGTCATCTATTTCCTATATCTGGAGATGACAGGCTCCACGGAGAATACCCGGTTTATGGTGGCACATGGAGCGATGTATGCTCCGCTTGTATTGGAGGGAGGAGAGTATTACCGGCTGCTCACTTCTGTTTTTATGCATTTTGGAATTAACCACATTATGAATAACATGCTCATTTTGTTCATTCTGGGTGATAACCTGGAAAGGGCACTTGGCCATTTCAAATACCTGCTTTTCTATCTGCTTTGCGGGGTGGGCGCTAATGTGCTGTCCATGATCGTGAATATGGGAGAATACCGGAGTGTAGTCTCGGCAGGGGCTTCAGGCGCTATTTTTGGCGTGATCGGAGGCCTTTTATATGCGGTACTCGTCAATCGCGGCCGGCTGGAGGACTTAAGTGCCCGACAGCTGGTTATTATGATTGTTTGTTCCCTGTATTTTGGTTTTACCAGCACAGGTGTAGATAATGCTGCCCATATTGGGGGGCTGCTTTTTGGCATTGTTATGGGGATCCTTATGTACCGTAAGCCGAGAAAGTGCCGCGATATGGAAATATGGGAATAA
- a CDS encoding Fur family transcriptional regulator, whose amino-acid sequence MANYMTEQRKQLFAFLQENPDKQFSAKQITNSLSGSPVSLSAVYRNLTFLQEQGLINRFTKDGNRGIYYQYIHSEDCRNRIHLSCIKCGKTFHMNAGIADRMLEDILKTDGFQIRKEKSVLYGICKDCI is encoded by the coding sequence TTGGCTAATTATATGACAGAACAAAGAAAACAGCTCTTTGCTTTTTTACAGGAAAATCCTGATAAGCAGTTTTCTGCAAAACAGATCACAAACAGCCTTTCCGGTTCTCCAGTCAGTTTAAGTGCGGTGTACCGTAACCTCACTTTCCTTCAGGAACAGGGGCTGATCAACCGCTTCACCAAAGATGGAAACAGGGGAATCTATTACCAGTATATTCATTCGGAAGATTGCCGTAATCGTATTCATTTAAGCTGCATAAAATGCGGAAAGACATTTCATATGAATGCCGGTATTGCCGACAGGATGCTGGAAGACATTTTAAAAACGGATGGATTCCAGATCAGAAAAGAGAAATCCGTGCTTTACGGTATCTGCAAAGACTGTATCTGA